The following nucleotide sequence is from Kineobactrum salinum.
TCGACGATACCAGGTCCTGAAGCCCGTATTGCGTCAGCAGCGAAGCTCGAAACCCTGAACTGGACTCATTCGCCTCACGACCGATCCTTGCGGGCACTGGCGAAGGCGGCTGCCAGCGCGGTGGGGGCAGTGCTGCCGCCCCCCTGCCTGTCTCCGTCCTGCTTGGCCTTGCTGTGCGTGCGAGGCCGCTGACTGCCACGCGGTGGACGGCCTCCCGCAGTCTCCGCCGTGCGCGCCTCGGCTTTGTCATGGAGGCGCATGCTGAGTGCGATGCGCTTGCGCGGCTGATCCACTTCCATCACCTTGACCCGGACCACATCGCCGGCCTTGACCACGTCCCGGGGATCCTTGACGAAGCGCTCAGCCAGAGCCGAGATATGTACCAGACCGTCCTGGTGGACGCCGATATCGACAAAGGCGCCGAAGTTGGTCACATTGGTGACAGTCCCCTCCAGCACCATGTCCGGTTTTAGATCAGACAGTTTTTCCACGCCCTCCTGAAAGGTCGCCATGCGGAACTCCGGTCGAGGGTCCCTTCCCGGCTTGTCCAGTTCGGCGATAATGTCCTTCACGGTGGGCAGTCCCACTGAATCGCTGGTGTATTCCTCTGGACGCAGGCTGCGCAGGAAACTGCTGTCGCCTATCAGGCTGGCGATGTCTCGCTGCTGGCGGCTGGCGATGCTGGTCACCACCGGATAGGACTCGGGGTGCACCGCGGAGGCATCCAGCGGGTTGCTGCCGCCATTGACCCGCAGAAAGCCGGCGGCCTGTTCGAAGGTCTTGTCGCCAAAGCGCGCAACCTTGAGCAGGGACTTGCGATCCGGGAAACTGCCCGCCTCATCGCGGCGCGCGACGATATTGGCGGCCAGGGTCTGGTTCAGGCCGGAGACGCGCGCCAGCAGCGGCGCGGAAGCGGTGTTGACGTCGACCCCGACCGCGTTCACGCAGTCCTCAACCACGGCATCCAGCTGGCGGGCCAGCTGCACCTGGCTGACATCGTGTTGGTACTGGCCCACGCCGATGGACTTGGGTTCGATCTTGACCAGTTCCGCCAGCGGGTCCTGCAGCCGGCGGGCGATGGAGACCGCACCGCGGATGGTGACATCCAGGTCCGGGAATTCCCGGGCGGCGAATTCCGAGGCCGAATAGATGGAGGCGCCAGCCTCATTGACCATCACCTTGCGGCAGCCGAGGTCGGGGTGTTGCGCCAGCAGCTCGCCGACAAACTTGCCGGTTTCCCGGCTGGCAGTGCCGTTGCCTATCGCGATCAGCTCGACCCGGTGTTTGCGAATCAGTTGCAGCAGTTCCGCAGCGGCTTCGCGAGTGCGGTTCTGGGGCTGGTTGGGGAACAGCGCGGTGTGATCGAGCAGCTTGCCATTGGCATCCACCACCGCCACCTTGACCCCGGTGCGCAGGCCAGGGTCCATGCCGATCGTGGCCCGGGCCCCCGCGGGCGCCGCCAGCAGCAGGTCTTTCAGGTTGTTGGCAAAGACCTGGATGGCCTCCTGCTCCGCCTGCTCCCGCAATTGTCCCAGCAGATCGGTCTGCAGGTGGGTCAGCAGCTTGACCCGCCAGGTCCAGCGTACCGTGTCAGCCAGCCATTTGTCTCCGGCCCGGCCCTGGTCGCGAAGCTGCCAGTAGCCAGCGATCATGGCCTCGCAGGGATGGCTGTCGGTGGGTTTTTCCTCTGCATCCATCAGCAGGTTCAGCTGCAGGAAGCCCTCGTTGCGGCCCCGGAACATCGCCAGGGCCCGATGGGAGGGGACTCCCGCCAGCGGTTCTGTGTGTTCAAAGTAGTCCCGGAACTTGGCTCCCTCCTGCTCCTTGCCCGGTACCAGCCGCGACGCCAGCAGCGCATGGCTGTGCAGGAACTCGCGCAGCCTGGCCAGCAGGTCGGCATCCTCGGCAAAGCGCTCCATCAGGATCTGGCGGGCGCCGTCCAGCGCGGCCCTGGTATCGCCGATGCCGGCCTCGCTGTTCAGGTAGGCCGCCGCCTCCCGCTCGGGCTCCAGCTCGGGATTGCCCAGCAGCGCCTCCGCCAGCGGCTCAAGTCCCGCCTCCCGGGCGATCTGAGCCTTGGTGCGCCGCCTGGGCTTGTAGGGCAGGTACAGATCCTCGAGCCGGTTCTTGGTGTCGGCCTCCTGCAGCGCCTGTTCCAGCTGCGGGGTCAGCTTGCCCTGTTCATCGATGGACTTGAGAATCACGGCGCGCCGGTCCTCCAGTTCCCGCAGGTAGCGCAGGCGCTCGTCGAGGTGGCGCATCTGGGTATCGTCCAGGCCGCCGGTAACCTCCTTGCGGTAGCGGGAAATAAAGGGCACTGTGGCCCCATCATCCAGCAGCGTGATGGCCGCCTTGATCTGGTGTTCGGCGACGGCGAGTTCGTCGGCAATGCGTCTGGCAATGGTTGTGGTCATGGCGTCTGGGGCGGTGTCCTGAGGATAAATAGAGCGGAGCGCCATTATGCGCGAGCTGGCGCCTGAAAACGATCTGGTATTTTGTGGTGGTTTGTGTATAGGCTGGGCGCCACCAGGGAGAGATCAGGCATGAAAACACTGCATCTGTTGCGGCACGCCAAGTCTGACTGGAATGACGCCCCGCTGGCCGACCGGGAGCGCAGTCTGAATGCCCGCGGCCGTCGCGATGCGCCGGCAATGGGGCAGGCGCTGGCCGGCCTGTTGCTGGCGCCGCAGCCTATACTGCTCAGCCCCGCCCGCCGCGCGCGACAGACCCTCGAAGGCCTGTGCGAGGGCTGGCCGGCGCTGGCGTCGCTGCCCCATCGCACGGTAGAGCGCCTCTATACCTTCGACAGTGAAGATTTGCTGGGTTGGCTGCAGCAGCAGCCGGACTCGGAGCAGACCCTGTTCATTATCGGCCACAACCCGGGGCTGACCGATCTTGCCAATAAACTGGTGCCGGATTTGAGCCTGGCCAATTTGCCCACGGCCGGTTACCTGCAGCTGCAACTGCCCATCGACAGATGGCAGGCGCTATCCGGCTGCGCTGGACGGTTGACGCAGCAGTTGTTCCCGAAGCAATTGCCGCGGGACTGAATCCACGCGCCCGGGCCGCTCCGGAGCGCCGGCAGGACACGCCTGGACGATTGTGAGCGATCATCGCGAATAAGAAGGAGGTTTGAATGGCATTGCTTCACCTTCTCAAAGGCGCCGAATCCATCTCCTCGCTGAGGGATCGGAATGCGGCTGCCGCCATGGCCACCACGGCCATTGTGCACCTGTTCCAGCCGCTGACTTTCTGGTGGCTGCGGTCTGAGACCGCCAGCGATTCATTGTTGATGGTGTCGCGCACCGGGCCCAACGGCGTGTGGCTGAGCAACGCCGACAAGGTCGGCGGCACCGAGCGGCTGGCCCGGGACGACCTCTATCAACGCCATCCCCGGGCGCGGGAGGCCATTGAGAGCCACAGGACGCTCCACGTTCCTTTGGCCAATGGTAATTACAGCGTCCTGCTGCCGTTTTTCAATCCAGCGGACAAACTCGACAGTCTGCTGGTGGCCGAGTGTCGGGAACCGCTCAACCCGGAGCAGCAGGACGGCATCTTCTGCTTTCTGCATTTCTATGCCAATTACCTGGCACTGCTTGACTATGGTGAGCTGGATACTCTGACCGGACTGCACAACCGCAAGACCTTCGATGAGGCTCTTGAACGCCTGCTGGCCTGCCAACCGGAGTTCGTGGGGCCGGGCGAAAAACGCAGCGTCGATGCCTCTCATCCGTTCTGGCTCGCCGTGCTGGACCTGGACTACTTCAAGCGGATCAATGATACCTGGGGCCATTTGTTTGGCGACGAGACTTTGCTGCGTTTCTCGCGCATGCTGAAGGAGACGTTCCGCCACGAGGACCGCCTGTTTCGCTTTGGGGGCGAGGAGTTTATCGTCCTGGTCCGGGCCCAGGACCGCGATCATGCGCAACAGAGTTTCGAGCGTTTCCGCCGCCGGCTGGCGGCTACCGAATTTCCCCAGGTCGGCACGGTGACCTGCAGCGTCGGTTTTACCCAGCTGGATCCGGCCCGCCCCGCTATCGATACCCTTGGCTGTGCCGACCAGGCCCTGTATTTCGCCAAGGCCAATGGCCGCAACCAGACTTGCAATTATGAGGCCTTGATTGCGGAGGGCCGGATCGAAGTGCATGCCCCGGTTGAAGGCGGCTCGGGGCTGGGCTTCGATATCGACGACTACTTTGCCTGATGGTAGTCGATAGCCGGACCCACGGGGACGATACCGGTGGGGTTTATGTTGCGGTGGGAGGCGTAGTAGTGGGTCTTGATATGGTTGAAATCCACTGTCCCGGCGACCCCTGGCAGCTGAAAGATATCCCGTATATAGCCCGGAATGTGCCGATAGTCTTCCAGCCGCTGGCGATTGCACTTGAAATGCCCGTGGTAGACCGAGTCGAAGCGGATCAGCGTGGTGAACAGCCGGATGTCGGCCTCGGTCAGCCGGTCGCCTGTAAGGTAGCGATGCTGGCCCAGGTGCTGGTCGATATGGTCCAGCTCAGCGAACAGTTCCCGGTAGGCCTCTTCGTAGGCCGCCTGGGCCGTGGCGAAACCCGCCCGGTACACGCCGTTGTTGACTGCCGGATAGATGCGCTCGTTCCAGGCGTCCACGTCGGCGCGCAGTGCTTGCGGGTAGAGGTCCAGCGTGTTGCCGGTGAGGTCGTCGAAGGCGCCGCCCAGCATGCGGATGATTTCGGCCGACTCGTTGTTCACAATGGTCTGCCGCTCACAGTCCCACAGCACCGGTACCGTCACGCGTCCGGTATAGTGAGGGTCGGCGGCGGTATAGACCTGGTGATGAAACTGGCGATCGGCGACCAGGTCGCCGCTGCTGCCCTCATCCCGGTTGAAGGTCCAGCCATGTTCCAGCATCAGCGGGCTGACCACCGATACGCCTATCAGCTCTTCCAGACCTTTCAGACTGCGCACAATCAGGGTGCGGTGTGCCCAGGGGCAGGCCAGTGACACGTACAAGTGGTAGCGCCCTGCCTGCGCGGGGAAGCCGCCATCGCCGTCGGGCCCGGCGCTGCCATCGGGCGTGACCCAGTGGTGGAAGCTGGCGCTTTCACGCACGAAGCGGCCATCATTGCTGTCTGTGTCATACCAGACATCCTTCCATTTTCCGTCTACCAACATGCCCATACTGCTCTCCTTGTGGTCTGGACGCACTGCCCAGTGCAATTGCTGGGCGGACCCGGTTGGGGTGATGCGTCGCATCTTAATGCTCCGTCAGGAGCCTGTTGAAAGAATAGTATTCCTTTCAATAAATACGAAGATTCACTACTGTCCGGTTAACTAAGTCCATGATTCACGTAACTGTATGAATAGGCTAATTTTTTCGCCAAATATTTGTGGTGTCGACTTGAGCGCGACTGCGCTTTCAGGTGACCTTCCGGGAATCTATTCCCAGAGGACTCCCCATGTACACCGGCAAAACTCTGTTTGCGCAGTTGATGGACTTCCTGCCATGGACTACGTTCACGCGAATCGTCGATCGGTATGCAGGAAATCGTCGTGTACGCACGCTGCCGTGCACCGAACATTTTCGTGTGCTGGCATTTGCGCAACTGACCTACCGGGAAAGCCTGCGCGATATAGAAGCGTGTCTTTCGGCGCAATCGGCCAAGCTCTACCACATGGGCATTCGTTCGCCGATCAAGCGCTCTACGCTGGCCGATGCCAACGAGCGGAGAGACTGGAGAATCTACGCCGAGTTTGCGCAACGGCTGATTGCACAGGCCCGCAAGCTCTACGCCGAAGAAGACCTGGGGCTCGATCTGTCGAACACGGTTTACGCGCTCGACTCGACAACCATCGACCTCTGCCTTTCGCTGTTTCCGTGGGCACCATTTCGAAGCACCAAGGCAGCGGTCAAAATGCACACGCTGCTGGACCTGCGCGGAAATATCCCGAGTTTTATACATGTTTCCGACGGCAAGATGCACGATGTCAACGTGCTCGACCTGCTGATTCCGGAGCCGGCAGCAATCTACGTAATGGATCGTGCTTACCTCGATTTCGAACGGCTCTTTGGGTTGCACGACGCCGGAGCGTTCTTTGTCACCCGCGCCAAATCGAATACCGACCTGCGGCGGATCTACTCTGCTCCGAGCGACCGGACGCAGGGCATTATCTGCGATCAGACGGTGGCGCTGTCGGGATTCTACAGCCACAAACATTATCCCCACCATCTGCGTCGGATTCGCTTCAAAGATCCAGAGACAGAGAAAACACTCATTTTCCTGACCAACTTGTTCGGTCCTCCACCAATAACCATCTGCGAGCTGTACAAGGCCCGCTGGCAAGTCGAGTTATTTTTCAAATGGATCAAGCAACATCTCCGGATCAAGAAGTTCTACGGCACATCGGAGAACGCGGTGAAGGTGCAAATCTGGACCGCTGTGTCGGTATATGTGCTCGTCGCTATCATCAAAAAGCGCCTCGATTTGCAGCCTTCGCTCTACACTCTATTACAGGTATTTTCCATCACCCTGTTCGAAAATATCCCTTTAAACAAGGACTTTCTCGACACCAAACAGATCCTGGAGGATGACATGATTTCTAACCAACTGAATTTGTTCCATAATTAACCGGACAGTAGTGACGAAGATTGTCAGCTAAATTATCCAATTTTCATCCGAAGAAAACGGGCTAATATGATCTTTCAAGCCTATAGGAGGATCAGCGATGGCAGAGCGCAGCATTCAGGAAGTAAGAGCAGCCCAACCCAGCCGCGACGGGGACGGCGTGGCTATATACCGGGTGGCCGGGATGCAACACGCGGCGATGGATCCGGTGCTGATGATCGACGAGTTGCGGTCAGAGCAGCGCGAGGATTTCATTGGCGGTTTTCCGCCTCATCCCCACCGGGGCATGCAGACCTTGACCTACATGAAGCACGGCGGCCTGATTCACGAGGACAACAGTGGCAACCGCGGCGAAATCCGCAGTGGCGGTGCCCAGTGGATGTCGGCCGGGCGCGGCATTATCCACTCCGAGATGCCGACAGTGGATACCCGCGGACTGCATGGCTTCCAGCTGTGGGTCAACCTGCCGGCGGCGGACAAAATGAACGAGCCCGACTACCGCGATATACCCGCACAGGAGATGGTGACCCTGGCTGCCGCCGCTTTTGACGCTACGGTGATCGCCGGTAACTGGACCCTGGATGGCGAGTCCGCCAGCGGGCCGCTGCAAACCCTGGCGGCACGGGCGGGCGTGCTGGATCTGCAACTGCAACCCGGGGCGGCCGTGACGGTAGAGGTGGCGCCCGGAGACTCGTTGCTGGGCTACATCTACGCCGGCAGCATGCTGCACGAACAGCGTGAGCTGGGCCCGCGGCAGTTGCTGATCACCAGCCACGGCGAGCGCTGGCAGCTGCTGGCTGGCGCCGGTGGCGCCTCGCTGTTGCTGCTGCGCGGGGAGCCCCTGGGCGAGCCAGTGGCCCAGTATGGCCCGTTTGTGATGAATACCGCGGCGGAAATAGAGCAGGCGATACAGGATTACCAGAACGGCCGCTTTGTGCCGGAGGCGAGGCCGCTACAGTAGAGCTGCGTTTTCCATGCGGCAATGATAGGCTAGCGTCTTTTCGGCCCCTGACGGGCTACAAGGAATGATTTGCATGTGGCGCTCGTTAGTGTTCATCGGCTTGTTGCTGGCGCTGGCCGGCTGTGGCGCCAGCCAGCCGCCAGCCACCCCCGAGGTAGACCAGGCTGCCGATCCTGCAGTAGTGGAGTGCAGTGAACCCCGGCCCCAGGTCTGCACCATGGAATACGCACCGGTGTGCGCCCGGCTGTTGGCGGGGGGCGAGCAAACCTATTCCTCACCCTGCAACGCCTGTGCCGATGATGCGGTAGCCTCCCATTCGCCAGGCGCCTGTCCAGAGCAGTGAATGCGCCCAACTGGCCACCGGTGAAATACCTGCTCCACAAGTCGATAACAAGGACTGGCGGATGAGCCTGACGAACCGAATTCTTATCGCCATGGTTGCGGGAATCCTCATGGGCTCCCTGCTCAACCTGGTGCTGCACAGCAGCGCCCTGGGCGAGACCTATCGCGGGTTGATCAACGATTATCTGGTGTACGGACTGTTCGACGTGGTTGGCCGGATTTTCATCGCCTCGCTGAAACTGTTGGTCGTGCCCCTGGTACTGGTGTCGCTGATCTGCGGGGCCAGCTCGCTGGGCGACAGCGCGCGCATGGGTCCCATTGCGGTCAAGACCCTGCTGTTCTACCTGTTCACCACCGCAATCGCCATTTCCATCGCATTGCTGGTGGCGGTGATGATCAGCCCTGGTACTGGCGTGGAACTGGCAGGCGAGGCCGACTTTGAGATCGCCAAGGCGCCGCCGCTGACCGATGTCCTGGTCGGGATATTTCCCTCCAACCCGGTACAGGCCATGGCCGAAGGCAATATGCTGCAGATTATTGTCTTTGCACTGCTGTTCGGCTATGCCATTTCCCACGCCGGAGAAGCGGGGAGTCGCGTGGCCGGCTTTTTCCGTGACACCGAAGCGGTGGTGATGAAAATGGTCGGGATTCTGATGACCATGGCGCCCTATGGGGTGTTTGCGCTGCTGGCCAAGCTGTTCTCGGAAATGGGAATAACCGCGATCGCGGATCTGGCGGCGTACTTCTTCACCGTGCTGGGCATCTTGCTGTTTCACGGCACGGTCGTCTACGGCCTGCTGCTGAAGACGCTGACCGGCCTCTCGCCCCGCATCCTGATGCAGAAAATGCGCTCGGTGTGGGCCTTTGCCTTCAGCACCGCCTCCTCGGGCGCCACCCTGCCGATTACCATGCGCACGGTGGAGCGCCGCCTGGGTGTACACAACTCGGTGGCCGGCTTCACAGTGCCGCTGGGAGCGACCATCAATATGGACGGCACCGCGATCATGCAAGGGGTCGCGACCGTCTTCATCGCCCAGGTCTATGGCGTGGACCTGTCGTTGACGGCCTATATGACCGTGATATTGACCGCTACCCTGGCTTCCATCGGCACCGCGGCGGTTCCCGGAGTGGGTCTGATCACGCTGGCGCTGGTGCTGGAACAGGCGGGCCTGCCGGTAGAGGGCGTCGCGCTGATCATCGGGGTCGACCGGCTGCTTGACATGGTGCGCACGATGGTCAACGTCACCGGTGATGCCACCGTGGCGGTCATCGTGGGCAAAAGTGAACAACAGTTCGATGAACAGGTCTACCTGGATCCCAGCGCCGATCTGGAATCCCGATAAACTGGAGGGCACTTACTTTGGTTCGCTCCGGCAGCAG
It contains:
- a CDS encoding Tex family protein, with protein sequence MTTTIARRIADELAVAEHQIKAAITLLDDGATVPFISRYRKEVTGGLDDTQMRHLDERLRYLRELEDRRAVILKSIDEQGKLTPQLEQALQEADTKNRLEDLYLPYKPRRRTKAQIAREAGLEPLAEALLGNPELEPEREAAAYLNSEAGIGDTRAALDGARQILMERFAEDADLLARLREFLHSHALLASRLVPGKEQEGAKFRDYFEHTEPLAGVPSHRALAMFRGRNEGFLQLNLLMDAEEKPTDSHPCEAMIAGYWQLRDQGRAGDKWLADTVRWTWRVKLLTHLQTDLLGQLREQAEQEAIQVFANNLKDLLLAAPAGARATIGMDPGLRTGVKVAVVDANGKLLDHTALFPNQPQNRTREAAAELLQLIRKHRVELIAIGNGTASRETGKFVGELLAQHPDLGCRKVMVNEAGASIYSASEFAAREFPDLDVTIRGAVSIARRLQDPLAELVKIEPKSIGVGQYQHDVSQVQLARQLDAVVEDCVNAVGVDVNTASAPLLARVSGLNQTLAANIVARRDEAGSFPDRKSLLKVARFGDKTFEQAAGFLRVNGGSNPLDASAVHPESYPVVTSIASRQQRDIASLIGDSSFLRSLRPEEYTSDSVGLPTVKDIIAELDKPGRDPRPEFRMATFQEGVEKLSDLKPDMVLEGTVTNVTNFGAFVDIGVHQDGLVHISALAERFVKDPRDVVKAGDVVRVKVMEVDQPRKRIALSMRLHDKAEARTAETAGGRPPRGSQRPRTHSKAKQDGDRQGGGSTAPTALAAAFASARKDRS
- a CDS encoding SixA phosphatase family protein; this encodes MKTLHLLRHAKSDWNDAPLADRERSLNARGRRDAPAMGQALAGLLLAPQPILLSPARRARQTLEGLCEGWPALASLPHRTVERLYTFDSEDLLGWLQQQPDSEQTLFIIGHNPGLTDLANKLVPDLSLANLPTAGYLQLQLPIDRWQALSGCAGRLTQQLFPKQLPRD
- a CDS encoding GGDEF domain-containing protein, giving the protein MALLHLLKGAESISSLRDRNAAAAMATTAIVHLFQPLTFWWLRSETASDSLLMVSRTGPNGVWLSNADKVGGTERLARDDLYQRHPRAREAIESHRTLHVPLANGNYSVLLPFFNPADKLDSLLVAECREPLNPEQQDGIFCFLHFYANYLALLDYGELDTLTGLHNRKTFDEALERLLACQPEFVGPGEKRSVDASHPFWLAVLDLDYFKRINDTWGHLFGDETLLRFSRMLKETFRHEDRLFRFGGEEFIVLVRAQDRDHAQQSFERFRRRLAATEFPQVGTVTCSVGFTQLDPARPAIDTLGCADQALYFAKANGRNQTCNYEALIAEGRIEVHAPVEGGSGLGFDIDDYFA
- a CDS encoding glutathione S-transferase family protein, with translation MGMLVDGKWKDVWYDTDSNDGRFVRESASFHHWVTPDGSAGPDGDGGFPAQAGRYHLYVSLACPWAHRTLIVRSLKGLEELIGVSVVSPLMLEHGWTFNRDEGSSGDLVADRQFHHQVYTAADPHYTGRVTVPVLWDCERQTIVNNESAEIIRMLGGAFDDLTGNTLDLYPQALRADVDAWNERIYPAVNNGVYRAGFATAQAAYEEAYRELFAELDHIDQHLGQHRYLTGDRLTEADIRLFTTLIRFDSVYHGHFKCNRQRLEDYRHIPGYIRDIFQLPGVAGTVDFNHIKTHYYASHRNINPTGIVPVGPAIDYHQAK
- a CDS encoding IS4 family transposase, producing the protein MYTGKTLFAQLMDFLPWTTFTRIVDRYAGNRRVRTLPCTEHFRVLAFAQLTYRESLRDIEACLSAQSAKLYHMGIRSPIKRSTLADANERRDWRIYAEFAQRLIAQARKLYAEEDLGLDLSNTVYALDSTTIDLCLSLFPWAPFRSTKAAVKMHTLLDLRGNIPSFIHVSDGKMHDVNVLDLLIPEPAAIYVMDRAYLDFERLFGLHDAGAFFVTRAKSNTDLRRIYSAPSDRTQGIICDQTVALSGFYSHKHYPHHLRRIRFKDPETEKTLIFLTNLFGPPPITICELYKARWQVELFFKWIKQHLRIKKFYGTSENAVKVQIWTAVSVYVLVAIIKKRLDLQPSLYTLLQVFSITLFENIPLNKDFLDTKQILEDDMISNQLNLFHN
- a CDS encoding pirin family protein; the protein is MAERSIQEVRAAQPSRDGDGVAIYRVAGMQHAAMDPVLMIDELRSEQREDFIGGFPPHPHRGMQTLTYMKHGGLIHEDNSGNRGEIRSGGAQWMSAGRGIIHSEMPTVDTRGLHGFQLWVNLPAADKMNEPDYRDIPAQEMVTLAAAAFDATVIAGNWTLDGESASGPLQTLAARAGVLDLQLQPGAAVTVEVAPGDSLLGYIYAGSMLHEQRELGPRQLLITSHGERWQLLAGAGGASLLLLRGEPLGEPVAQYGPFVMNTAAEIEQAIQDYQNGRFVPEARPLQ
- a CDS encoding dicarboxylate/amino acid:cation symporter, giving the protein MSLTNRILIAMVAGILMGSLLNLVLHSSALGETYRGLINDYLVYGLFDVVGRIFIASLKLLVVPLVLVSLICGASSLGDSARMGPIAVKTLLFYLFTTAIAISIALLVAVMISPGTGVELAGEADFEIAKAPPLTDVLVGIFPSNPVQAMAEGNMLQIIVFALLFGYAISHAGEAGSRVAGFFRDTEAVVMKMVGILMTMAPYGVFALLAKLFSEMGITAIADLAAYFFTVLGILLFHGTVVYGLLLKTLTGLSPRILMQKMRSVWAFAFSTASSGATLPITMRTVERRLGVHNSVAGFTVPLGATINMDGTAIMQGVATVFIAQVYGVDLSLTAYMTVILTATLASIGTAAVPGVGLITLALVLEQAGLPVEGVALIIGVDRLLDMVRTMVNVTGDATVAVIVGKSEQQFDEQVYLDPSADLESR